The Candidatus Liberimonas magnetica sequence AATCTGGCATTTTCTGTAAGGCGATCTCTTTGACCTGCTCTTTTGTTATTTTTCCGACTTTGTTTTTGTTCGGCTCGCCGGACGCTTTGGCGATACCTGCGGCCTTTTTTACGAGAGCAGGTACGGGTGGCATTTTTGTAATGAATGTAAATGATCTGTCCTCAAAAACAGTTATTACGACCGGTATGGTCATCCCTGCTTCCATGGAAGCGGTTCTTGCATTAAATTGTTTGCAAAAATCCATTATGTTCACGCCTTGCTGTCCTAAAGCCGGGCCCACTGGCGGCGCAGGATTTGCATTTCCTGCAGGAATTTGCAGTTTTACCTGTGTTTTTACTTTTTTCTGTGCCATATTAGGTACTCCTTATTTGAAGATTAAGAAAATTGCAAAATTTAGAAGATTTATA is a genomic window containing:
- the rplK gene encoding 50S ribosomal protein L11, translated to MAQKKVKTQVKLQIPAGNANPAPPVGPALGQQGVNIMDFCKQFNARTASMEAGMTIPVVITVFEDRSFTFITKMPPVPALVKKAAGIAKASGEPNKNKVGKITKEQVKEIALQKMPDLNATTLEAAMKMVEGTARSMGVEVIKE